In Massilia violaceinigra, one DNA window encodes the following:
- a CDS encoding GNAT family N-acetyltransferase, translating into MPEIAPVTLQTERLTLRFLHASDTQALYTIHSDPVVMRYFSGTAWTDPAQGDAVIARALDGYSSGSSMELALVLRETGKLIGTIKPHAFHAQNRRCEIGYALASAHWGQGYLSEAMRATLDYLFKEMNMNRIEADIDPRNLASAKLLERMGFQKEGYMPERWIVNGEICDTVFYGLLRRGWENS; encoded by the coding sequence ATGCCAGAAATTGCTCCCGTCACACTACAAACCGAACGCCTGACGCTGCGTTTTCTGCACGCCAGCGATACGCAAGCGCTGTACACGATCCACTCCGACCCGGTCGTGATGCGCTACTTCAGCGGCACCGCCTGGACCGATCCGGCGCAGGGCGACGCCGTCATTGCGCGCGCGCTTGACGGCTACAGCAGCGGCAGCAGCATGGAGCTCGCTCTCGTCCTGCGCGAGACGGGCAAGCTGATTGGCACCATCAAACCGCACGCCTTCCACGCACAGAACCGCCGCTGCGAAATCGGCTACGCGCTGGCCAGCGCCCACTGGGGCCAGGGCTACCTCAGCGAAGCGATGCGCGCCACCCTCGACTACCTGTTCAAGGAAATGAACATGAACCGCATCGAAGCCGATATCGACCCGCGCAACCTGGCGTCGGCCAAGCTGCTCGAGCGCATGGGCTTTCAAAAAGAGGGCTATATGCCGGAGCGCTGGATCGTCAACGGCGAAATCTGCGACACCGTCTTTTACGGCCTGCTGCGGCGCGGCTGGGAGAACAGCTGA
- a CDS encoding zinc dependent phospholipase C family protein has product MPGPYIHISAMRATAQALARGNFKPAGSARIKPEWTGADTAELARIMQRHPNFASLGAIGPDLFFFLPDFRNQGPFPLSSALIGVLRVLEGLYDALDPYIEKYERYLGPITENAAEELSRLTGGLSESVGNIAGELSGILITALENFVVTRVDLFEYFSLGLNVGYDEQAFLWSDMLHYRRTGQFARELWNQAARFESQDQQDKARAYALGYMTHVGTDVTGHALVNAISGGPFRLHWQRHHLVENHMDAFRYLRDGAGPAHGGQYPQLSESALYFDIAFRENDGAGVARPAYPSGNTLRENWTRRRLLDVDSELADPIAKLLHETITAVYYKDGAHPRILREDDGKPGEDLVASCYRLLFTFLKMTTVDGFAHEPPPPPELFPNLQFPTFNDPQASAPGAGDDDSSWWDDLLDFILSIVKILLYIVQVAIYLGSLPWAILADIATYPLRLGLYYALELPLFHLLKSFRAVLVMSGYLLPMDDEITVGLITVGMPDAQAFAGVLNDVGNVLPGFDTPVLDLTPFRDRLYPRRHSEDEFKHPWRYPADQGVELAPTFAGPHPRRANPDVLFQNVGPDPKIRDALESATTPQAADAVGPDLRANSHLGDAVGFSSYLIWLNSRQNPQPGGAAVPLVDWNLDADRGYGYHTWDFARSLTAPGVEDPEGFKFQPPCTWPSQAEPAELHNPTKPLDIYFLEAGVRNPGCVADMGAGILAALTRGAAHDAKSDDNNADVNANDKGAS; this is encoded by the coding sequence ATGCCCGGACCGTATATACACATCAGCGCCATGCGCGCGACCGCCCAGGCGCTCGCTCGCGGCAATTTCAAACCCGCCGGCAGCGCGCGCATCAAGCCCGAATGGACCGGCGCCGACACCGCCGAACTGGCGCGCATCATGCAGCGCCATCCCAACTTCGCCAGCCTGGGCGCGATCGGCCCCGATCTGTTTTTCTTCCTTCCGGATTTTCGCAACCAGGGGCCGTTCCCGCTATCGAGCGCCCTGATCGGCGTGCTGCGCGTGCTAGAAGGGTTGTACGATGCGCTCGATCCCTACATCGAAAAATATGAACGCTATCTCGGGCCGATCACCGAAAACGCCGCCGAGGAACTCAGTCGCCTGACCGGCGGCCTGTCCGAGAGCGTCGGCAATATCGCGGGCGAACTGTCCGGCATCCTGATCACGGCGCTCGAAAACTTCGTCGTCACGCGCGTGGACCTGTTCGAATATTTTTCGCTGGGCCTGAACGTAGGCTACGACGAACAAGCCTTCCTCTGGTCGGACATGCTCCACTACCGCCGCACCGGCCAGTTCGCGCGCGAACTGTGGAACCAGGCGGCCAGATTCGAGTCCCAGGACCAGCAGGACAAGGCGCGCGCCTATGCGCTCGGCTACATGACGCACGTCGGCACCGACGTTACCGGCCATGCGCTGGTGAACGCCATTTCCGGCGGGCCGTTCCGCCTGCACTGGCAGCGCCACCACCTGGTGGAGAACCACATGGACGCCTTCCGCTACCTGCGCGACGGCGCCGGCCCGGCACACGGCGGCCAGTACCCGCAGCTGAGCGAATCGGCGCTGTACTTCGACATCGCCTTCCGCGAAAACGATGGCGCCGGCGTGGCGCGCCCCGCCTACCCGAGCGGCAATACGCTGCGCGAAAACTGGACCCGGCGCCGCCTGCTCGACGTCGATTCCGAGCTGGCCGACCCCATCGCCAAACTGCTGCACGAGACCATCACCGCGGTCTACTACAAGGATGGCGCGCATCCGCGCATCCTGCGCGAGGACGACGGCAAACCAGGCGAGGACCTCGTCGCCTCCTGTTACCGCCTGCTGTTCACCTTCCTCAAGATGACCACCGTCGACGGCTTCGCGCACGAACCGCCACCACCGCCCGAGCTTTTTCCCAACCTGCAGTTCCCCACCTTTAACGATCCGCAGGCCAGCGCCCCCGGCGCCGGCGATGACGACAGCAGCTGGTGGGATGACCTGCTCGACTTCATCCTTTCGATCGTCAAGATACTGCTCTACATCGTGCAGGTGGCGATATACCTGGGGAGCCTGCCGTGGGCGATCCTGGCCGACATCGCTACCTACCCGCTGCGCCTCGGGCTGTACTACGCGCTCGAACTGCCGCTGTTCCACCTGCTCAAATCGTTCCGCGCCGTGCTGGTCATGTCCGGCTACCTGCTGCCGATGGACGATGAAATCACGGTCGGGCTGATCACGGTCGGCATGCCCGATGCGCAAGCCTTTGCCGGAGTGCTGAACGATGTCGGCAACGTGCTGCCGGGTTTCGACACGCCGGTGCTCGATCTGACGCCCTTCCGCGACCGGCTCTACCCGCGCCGGCATTCGGAGGACGAATTCAAGCACCCGTGGCGGTACCCGGCGGACCAGGGCGTCGAACTGGCGCCTACCTTCGCCGGGCCGCACCCGCGCCGCGCCAACCCGGATGTGCTGTTCCAGAACGTGGGCCCGGACCCGAAGATCCGCGACGCGCTCGAAAGCGCAACGACGCCGCAGGCGGCCGATGCGGTCGGCCCGGACCTGCGCGCGAACAGCCACCTGGGCGACGCGGTCGGTTTTTCGAGTTATCTGATCTGGCTCAATTCGCGCCAGAATCCGCAGCCCGGCGGTGCCGCCGTGCCGCTGGTCGACTGGAACCTGGATGCGGACCGCGGCTACGGCTACCACACCTGGGACTTCGCGCGCAGCCTCACCGCCCCCGGCGTTGAAGATCCCGAAGGCTTCAAGTTCCAGCCGCCGTGCACCTGGCCGTCGCAGGCCGAACCCGCGGAACTTCACAATCCGACGAAGCCTTTGGATATCTACTTTCTCGAAGCCGGCGTGCGCAATCCCGGCTGCGTCGCGGATATGGGTGCCGGCATCCTGGCGGCGCTGACGCGCGGGGCCGCGCATGACGCAAAGAGCGACGACAACAACGCCGACGTCAACGCCAACGACAAGGGGGCATCATGA
- a CDS encoding SIMPL domain-containing protein (The SIMPL domain is named for its presence in mouse protein SIMPL (signalling molecule that associates with mouse pelle-like kinase). Bacterial member BP26, from Brucella, was shown to assemble into a channel-like structure, while YggE from E. coli has been associated with resistance to oxidative stress.) produces MDSYIEVTGQSSLVEQVTTYRADLSLSVRAAHADTAISEAGALRDDCIRVLKSSGIAPDEMSEGGNAIWQPWFWKKNKPGQERAFKILITCSEAKRLYTALDALQPIFEHQRYTLSVSMLAPQFEASDDERAQAHAAALADARGKAQLIASESGVRLSFISQVEELGAAVGRSGAYGDENWGGMYAAGAASMGDGEPAYVELEGAKRISKIRYRVRFGIIAAETGKPAV; encoded by the coding sequence ATGGATTCCTATATCGAAGTAACCGGCCAGTCCTCGCTGGTCGAACAAGTGACGACCTACCGCGCCGACCTGTCGCTGTCGGTGCGCGCGGCGCACGCCGACACCGCCATCAGCGAAGCCGGCGCGCTGCGCGACGATTGCATTCGCGTCCTCAAAAGCTCGGGCATCGCGCCCGACGAAATGAGCGAAGGCGGCAACGCCATCTGGCAGCCGTGGTTCTGGAAGAAAAACAAACCGGGGCAGGAACGCGCGTTCAAGATTCTGATTACGTGTTCGGAAGCGAAACGCCTGTACACCGCGCTCGACGCGCTGCAACCGATTTTCGAGCACCAGCGCTACACCCTGAGCGTGTCCATGCTCGCACCGCAATTCGAAGCGTCCGACGACGAGCGCGCGCAGGCCCACGCGGCGGCGCTTGCCGATGCACGCGGCAAGGCGCAGCTCATCGCATCGGAATCCGGTGTCCGGCTGTCGTTCATTTCGCAGGTCGAGGAGTTGGGGGCGGCGGTCGGGCGTTCCGGCGCCTACGGCGATGAGAACTGGGGCGGCATGTACGCGGCAGGTGCGGCCTCGATGGGCGATGGCGAACCGGCCTACGTCGAACTCGAAGGCGCGAAACGCATCAGCAAAATACGCTATCGCGTGCGCTTCGGCATTATTGCTGCCGAGACTGGCAAGCCCGCCGTTTAA
- a CDS encoding TetR/AcrR family transcriptional regulator, producing the protein MAATKTVTVPRSAAVKRRVLNRDKLEADIADVAVRVFAECGYEGTSIATIAEQAGLSKQNLMYYFPTKQALYERVLDGVLDDWLARMATLGDPSQEPRDVLRAYIQAKLRFSREQPWASRVYAMEVISGAQLYGPQIQSRVVPLLRKDIEVFERWIGEGRIGPINATHLLFAIWAMTQSYADFSAQMALVLNRKQLSRKDFDDAEATITHMVLSAVAIADPRASAHV; encoded by the coding sequence ATGGCCGCCACCAAGACCGTCACCGTACCGCGTAGCGCCGCCGTCAAGCGCCGCGTCCTCAATCGCGACAAGCTCGAAGCCGACATCGCCGACGTCGCCGTGCGCGTGTTCGCCGAATGCGGCTACGAAGGCACCTCGATCGCCACCATCGCCGAGCAGGCCGGCCTGTCGAAACAGAACCTGATGTACTACTTCCCCACCAAGCAGGCGCTGTACGAGCGCGTACTCGATGGCGTGCTCGATGACTGGCTGGCGCGCATGGCCACGCTGGGCGACCCTAGCCAGGAACCGCGCGACGTGCTGCGCGCGTACATCCAGGCCAAGCTGCGTTTTTCGCGTGAACAGCCGTGGGCCTCGCGCGTGTATGCGATGGAAGTGATCAGCGGGGCGCAGCTGTACGGCCCGCAAATCCAGAGCCGCGTGGTGCCGTTGCTGCGCAAGGATATCGAAGTGTTCGAGCGCTGGATCGGCGAAGGCCGCATCGGCCCGATCAACGCCACCCACCTGCTGTTCGCCATCTGGGCGATGACGCAGTCGTATGCCGATTTTTCGGCGCAGATGGCACTGGTGCTGAACCGCAAACAGCTTTCGCGCAAGGATTTCGACGACGCCGAGGCCACGATCACCCATATGGTGCTGTCGGCGGTGGCCATCGCCGACCCGCGCGCCAGCGCTCACGTATGA
- a CDS encoding aminotransferase-like domain-containing protein, whose amino-acid sequence MDDSDVLHEEVPPGNCGDGWPVLAIERSKRGGLVDQIVAAITQMVNRRELRVGTKMPSVRRFAKCNGVSTFTVVESYDRLLTLGLLSSRRGSGFFVARSEAASAPQQLALQATPAAIDALTPELYSGVSDALPVGAGWLPPEWYGDDTVLDAVRHAMKIPASRLRGYGHPLGFPTLRQHMAATLADELFAASPDQILLTHGATHGFDLILRTLTKPGDAVFVEDPGYSNLLSLIRHHGCIAVGIPRGPDGLDMEVLMTQAAALQPKLMFVNTVLQNPLGTSLTQAQAHRLLLAAEQFDFWLVEDDIYRELAAGGDASLAAMDGLRRVIRVGSFSKTLSPVLRVGSICASNSLIPELLRVKMLTGLTTSEINERAVYHAISARPYKRMLERLTDQLQSGRERTIERLFEAGMEPLARPRGGMFVSAGWPEAPTPEFNGKVIADRALRSGILLSPYEFFMLRPSPSIWFRFNVAYAADAPQLIQFLQSQR is encoded by the coding sequence ATGGACGACAGCGACGTTTTGCATGAGGAAGTGCCTCCTGGCAATTGCGGAGATGGCTGGCCGGTGCTGGCGATCGAGCGCAGCAAGCGCGGTGGCCTGGTCGACCAGATCGTCGCGGCCATCACGCAGATGGTAAACCGGCGCGAACTGCGCGTGGGTACAAAGATGCCCTCGGTTCGACGCTTCGCAAAGTGTAATGGCGTGAGCACCTTCACGGTGGTCGAGTCGTACGACCGCCTGCTCACGCTTGGCCTGTTAAGTTCACGCCGCGGCTCGGGCTTTTTCGTCGCCCGCAGCGAGGCGGCCAGCGCGCCCCAGCAACTGGCGCTGCAAGCGACGCCCGCCGCCATCGACGCCCTCACGCCCGAACTGTATTCCGGCGTGTCGGACGCGCTGCCGGTCGGCGCGGGCTGGCTGCCGCCCGAATGGTATGGTGACGACACGGTGCTCGACGCGGTGCGCCACGCGATGAAAATTCCGGCCAGCCGCCTGCGCGGCTACGGCCATCCGCTTGGCTTTCCCACCCTGCGCCAGCACATGGCCGCCACCCTCGCCGACGAGCTGTTCGCGGCCAGCCCGGACCAGATTTTGCTCACCCACGGCGCCACCCACGGGTTCGACCTGATCCTGCGCACGCTGACCAAGCCAGGCGACGCGGTGTTTGTCGAAGACCCGGGCTACAGCAACCTGCTCTCCCTGATCCGCCATCACGGCTGCATCGCGGTCGGCATTCCGCGCGGGCCGGACGGACTCGATATGGAGGTCCTGATGACGCAGGCGGCGGCGCTCCAGCCCAAGCTCATGTTCGTCAACACCGTGCTGCAAAATCCGCTCGGTACTTCGCTCACCCAGGCGCAGGCGCACCGGCTGCTGCTGGCCGCCGAGCAGTTCGACTTCTGGCTGGTGGAAGACGACATCTACCGCGAACTGGCCGCCGGCGGCGATGCTTCGCTGGCGGCCATGGACGGCCTGCGGCGCGTGATCCGGGTCGGCAGCTTTTCCAAGACCCTGTCTCCGGTGCTGCGGGTCGGCTCGATCTGCGCATCGAATTCGCTCATTCCCGAACTGCTGCGCGTGAAAATGCTGACCGGGCTGACCACCTCCGAGATCAACGAGCGCGCGGTGTACCATGCCATCTCCGCGCGGCCCTACAAGCGCATGCTCGAACGCCTGACCGACCAGTTGCAGTCGGGCCGCGAGCGCACCATCGAACGCCTGTTCGAGGCGGGCATGGAGCCGCTGGCGCGGCCGCGCGGCGGCATGTTCGTCAGCGCCGGCTGGCCCGAGGCGCCCACGCCGGAATTCAACGGCAAGGTGATTGCCGACCGCGCGCTGCGCTCCGGCATTTTGCTCTCGCCATACGAATTTTTCATGCTGCGCCCGTCCCCGAGCATCTGGTTCCGCTTCAACGTGGCGTATGCCGCCGATGCGCCCCAGCTGATCCAGTTCCTGCAATCGCAACGCTGA
- a CDS encoding aspartate aminotransferase family protein produces the protein MNESRPESMSSFWMPFTNNRDFKANPRLLVSAEGMYYKDVDGNTVLDGTAGLWCVPCGHAQPKIVAAVREMVGQLDFAPTFQMGHPAAFDLAEKLMDYTGRRFGHVFYTNSGSEAVDTALKMALAYHRARGEAGRTRLIGRERGYHGVGFGGISVGGIGGNRRTFGPLLPGVDHLPHTHNLEKNAYSRAEPEHGANLADELERIVALHDASTIAAVIVEPVAGSTGVLIPPKGYLKRLRELCTKHGILLIFDEVITGFGRLTTPFAFDYFGVEPDMVTCAKGLTNGMVPMGAVFTKQHIHDAFMDGPAGIELFHGYTYSGHPLACAAALATLEVFEEQKILDNAKGVQEYWTDAVHSLKGLPHVIDIRTIGLVAGIELAPIDGKPGARAFSAFKKAFADGVLIRTTGDIIALSPPLVLEKKHIDELFGKLATILKNLD, from the coding sequence ATGAACGAGTCCAGACCAGAATCGATGTCGTCGTTTTGGATGCCATTTACGAATAATCGCGACTTCAAAGCCAACCCGCGCCTGCTGGTGTCGGCCGAGGGGATGTACTACAAGGATGTCGACGGCAACACCGTGCTTGATGGCACCGCCGGCCTGTGGTGCGTGCCCTGCGGGCATGCACAGCCGAAGATCGTCGCCGCCGTGCGTGAGATGGTCGGCCAGCTCGACTTCGCTCCCACCTTCCAGATGGGCCACCCGGCCGCGTTCGACCTGGCTGAAAAGCTGATGGACTACACCGGCCGCCGTTTCGGCCACGTCTTCTATACCAACTCCGGTTCGGAAGCGGTGGACACCGCGCTCAAGATGGCGCTGGCCTACCACCGCGCGCGCGGCGAAGCGGGGCGCACGCGCCTGATCGGGCGCGAACGCGGTTATCACGGCGTGGGCTTCGGCGGCATTTCGGTCGGCGGCATCGGCGGCAACCGCCGCACCTTCGGGCCGCTGCTGCCGGGTGTCGACCATCTGCCGCACACGCACAACCTGGAAAAGAACGCCTACTCGCGCGCGGAGCCGGAACACGGCGCCAACCTGGCCGATGAACTGGAACGCATCGTCGCGCTGCACGACGCATCGACCATCGCCGCGGTGATCGTCGAACCGGTGGCCGGGTCCACCGGCGTGCTGATTCCGCCCAAGGGTTACCTCAAGCGCTTGCGCGAACTGTGCACCAAGCACGGCATCCTGCTCATTTTCGATGAAGTCATCACCGGCTTCGGGCGCCTGACCACGCCGTTCGCGTTCGATTATTTCGGCGTCGAGCCGGATATGGTCACCTGCGCCAAGGGCCTGACCAACGGCATGGTGCCGATGGGCGCCGTGTTCACCAAGCAGCATATCCACGACGCTTTCATGGATGGTCCGGCCGGCATTGAGCTGTTCCACGGTTACACCTATTCGGGCCATCCGCTCGCCTGCGCAGCGGCGCTGGCTACACTGGAAGTGTTCGAGGAACAGAAAATCCTCGACAACGCCAAGGGCGTGCAGGAGTACTGGACCGACGCGGTGCATTCGCTCAAGGGGCTGCCGCACGTGATCGATATCCGCACGATCGGGCTGGTGGCGGGCATCGAGCTGGCGCCCATCGACGGCAAACCTGGTGCGCGCGCGTTCAGCGCCTTTAAAAAGGCATTTGCCGACGGCGTGTTGATTCGCACGACGGGCGACATCATCGCCCTGTCGCCACCGCTGGTGCTCGAGAAGAAGCACATCGACGAGTTGTTCGGCAAGCTGGCAACCATCCTCAAAAACCTGGACTGA
- a CDS encoding CoA-acylating methylmalonate-semialdehyde dehydrogenase — protein sequence MSNLDTITHYINGAKVDTASGRYADVFNPAMGEPCARVALGTADDVDAAVAAAAAAFPSWSATPPLTRARVLFKYLQLCQAHTDDFAAMLTREHGKTFSDAQGEVARGIEMVEFAVGIPQLLKGEFTDQISRGIDAWSMRQALGVVAGITPFNFPVMVPMWMFPVAIACGNTFVLKPSERDPSASLLHARLLKEAGLPDGVFNVVQGDKVTVDALLDHRDVQAISFVGSTPIAEYIYARGSAAGKRVQALGGAKNHMVVMPDADMDMATDALIGAAFGSAGERCMAISVVVAVGDAGDKLIGALGERTAALKIRDGMASDAEMGPVVSAAAKERIERLIGEGVEQGATLVVDGRNCKVPEREKGFFVGGTLFDHVTPDMTIYKEEIFGPVLCVLRAPDVATAVNLINANEYGNGVAIYTRDGGTAREFVRQIQVGMVGVNVPLPVPMAFNSFGGWKRSMFGDHHAYGPEGVRFYTRHKAVMQRWPNTASAGVEFAFPQMK from the coding sequence ATGAGCAATCTCGATACCATCACCCACTACATCAACGGCGCCAAAGTCGATACGGCCAGCGGCCGCTATGCCGATGTCTTCAATCCTGCCATGGGCGAGCCATGCGCGCGGGTGGCGTTGGGCACCGCGGACGATGTGGATGCCGCCGTCGCCGCGGCCGCCGCGGCCTTTCCGTCATGGTCCGCCACGCCGCCGCTGACGCGTGCGCGGGTTCTTTTCAAGTACCTGCAACTATGCCAGGCGCATACCGACGATTTCGCGGCCATGCTCACGCGCGAACATGGCAAGACGTTTTCCGACGCGCAGGGCGAAGTGGCGCGTGGTATCGAGATGGTGGAATTCGCGGTCGGCATTCCGCAACTGCTTAAAGGTGAGTTCACCGACCAGATTTCGCGCGGCATCGATGCCTGGTCGATGCGCCAGGCGCTCGGTGTGGTGGCGGGCATCACGCCGTTTAACTTCCCGGTGATGGTGCCGATGTGGATGTTCCCGGTTGCGATCGCCTGCGGCAATACCTTTGTGTTGAAACCATCCGAGCGCGATCCGTCGGCGTCGCTGCTGCACGCGCGGCTGCTCAAGGAAGCGGGGCTGCCGGACGGCGTCTTCAACGTGGTCCAGGGCGACAAGGTCACGGTCGACGCGCTGCTCGATCACCGTGATGTGCAGGCGATCAGCTTCGTCGGCTCGACCCCGATCGCCGAATATATCTACGCGCGCGGCAGCGCGGCCGGCAAGCGTGTGCAGGCGCTGGGCGGGGCCAAGAACCACATGGTGGTCATGCCCGACGCCGACATGGACATGGCGACCGATGCCCTGATCGGGGCGGCCTTCGGTTCCGCCGGCGAGCGCTGCATGGCTATTTCGGTGGTGGTGGCGGTGGGTGACGCCGGCGACAAGCTCATTGGCGCACTGGGCGAGCGCACCGCCGCGCTCAAGATCCGCGACGGCATGGCATCCGACGCCGAAATGGGGCCGGTGGTCAGTGCGGCCGCCAAGGAACGCATCGAGCGTTTGATCGGCGAGGGCGTGGAGCAGGGCGCGACCCTGGTGGTCGATGGGCGCAACTGCAAGGTGCCGGAACGCGAGAAGGGCTTCTTCGTGGGCGGCACGCTGTTCGATCACGTGACGCCCGATATGACGATCTACAAGGAAGAGATTTTCGGGCCGGTACTGTGCGTGCTGCGCGCGCCGGACGTGGCCACGGCGGTCAATCTGATCAACGCCAACGAATACGGCAACGGCGTGGCGATCTACACGCGCGACGGTGGCACGGCGCGCGAGTTCGTGCGCCAGATCCAGGTTGGCATGGTGGGGGTGAACGTGCCGCTGCCGGTGCCGATGGCGTTCAACAGTTTTGGTGGATGGAAGCGCAGCATGTTCGGCGACCACCATGCGTACGGCCCGGAAGGCGTGCGGTTCTACACGCGGCACAAGGCGGTGATGCAGCGCTGGCCGAACACGGCGAGTGCTGGCGTGGAATTTGCTTTTCCACAGATGAAGTAG
- a CDS encoding NAD(P)-dependent oxidoreductase: MIESLKHLPHAAGSSSALAEQFNDLAPALTERQAAIESARCLYCYDAPCTRICPSEIDVASFIRNIHDKNINGAAAGILKQNILGGSCARVCPTEILCEDACVRNHDEEGQPVKIGLLQRHALDHASFKAYPFQRAERTGKKIAVVGAGPAGLSCAHRLAMLGNDVVVYEAREKSGGLNEYGIAKYKLTGDFAQREVEFLLSIGGIEVQHGRTLGVNLQLHELHAQYDAVFLGLGLNASRQLGLTGENAPGLMAAVDYIADLRQASDLTALPVPERAIVIGAGNTAIDMAVQLKRLGAQDVTLVYRRGFESMTATHHEQDIAKANMVRIRTWAAPLEVLLDETGRVRGMRFEETCLDEGRLIGTGAFIEIAAEAVFKAIGQSIDPVGLSDEMAQQITREGDKIHVDAQFRTALAGIYAGGDCIAPGQDLTVQAVQHGKLAAMAIHNDIQFKVEASHG, from the coding sequence ATGATCGAATCTCTCAAGCACCTGCCGCATGCGGCCGGCTCCAGCAGCGCACTGGCCGAACAGTTCAACGATCTCGCGCCGGCGCTGACCGAGCGCCAGGCCGCCATCGAAAGCGCGCGTTGTCTGTACTGTTACGACGCGCCGTGTACCCGCATCTGTCCCTCCGAAATCGACGTGGCCAGCTTTATCCGCAATATCCACGACAAGAACATCAACGGCGCGGCGGCGGGCATCCTCAAGCAGAACATCCTGGGCGGCAGCTGCGCCCGCGTGTGTCCCACCGAGATCCTGTGCGAAGACGCCTGCGTGCGCAATCACGACGAGGAAGGCCAGCCGGTCAAAATCGGCTTGCTGCAGCGGCACGCGCTCGATCACGCGTCCTTCAAGGCCTATCCCTTCCAGCGCGCGGAACGCACCGGAAAAAAGATCGCGGTGGTGGGCGCGGGGCCGGCCGGCCTGTCGTGCGCGCACCGCCTTGCCATGCTGGGCAACGACGTCGTCGTCTATGAGGCCCGCGAAAAATCCGGCGGCCTGAATGAATACGGCATCGCCAAGTACAAGCTCACCGGCGACTTCGCCCAGCGCGAGGTGGAGTTCCTGCTCAGTATCGGCGGCATCGAAGTGCAGCATGGCCGCACCCTGGGCGTGAATCTGCAGCTGCACGAACTGCATGCGCAGTACGATGCCGTGTTCCTCGGCCTGGGCCTGAACGCCAGCCGCCAGCTTGGTTTGACGGGCGAAAACGCGCCGGGCCTGATGGCGGCGGTCGACTACATCGCCGACCTGCGCCAGGCCAGCGACCTGACGGCGCTGCCGGTGCCGGAGCGCGCCATCGTCATCGGCGCCGGCAACACGGCGATCGACATGGCGGTGCAGCTCAAGCGCCTTGGCGCGCAGGACGTGACGCTGGTGTACCGCCGCGGCTTCGAGTCGATGACCGCCACGCACCACGAACAGGATATCGCCAAGGCCAATATGGTGCGCATCCGCACCTGGGCGGCGCCGCTGGAAGTGCTGCTCGACGAAACGGGCCGCGTGCGCGGCATGCGCTTTGAAGAGACCTGTCTCGACGAAGGCCGCCTGATCGGCACCGGCGCCTTCATCGAGATCGCCGCCGAAGCCGTGTTCAAGGCCATCGGCCAGAGCATCGACCCGGTCGGTTTGTCGGACGAGATGGCGCAGCAGATCACGCGCGAAGGCGACAAGATTCATGTCGACGCACAGTTCCGCACCGCGCTGGCGGGTATTTATGCGGGCGGCGATTGCATCGCGCCCGGGCAGGATTTGACGGTTCAGGCGGTCCAGCATGGCAAGCTGGCGGCGATGGCCATTCACAATGACATCCAATTCAAGGTGGAGGCTTCCCATGGCTGA